From a region of the Lactuca sativa cultivar Salinas chromosome 4, Lsat_Salinas_v11, whole genome shotgun sequence genome:
- the LOC111915253 gene encoding nucleotide pyrophosphatase/phosphodiesterase: MPKMIHVSIVFLLLFSNALVYKVCHASSYSRLISGGVDHHRHSPINKQPLAKIAIHKTVIALHESASIRYNLNPLLLGIKVADAQWINIDLEYPEPSEDDWVGVFSPAKFNASDCSSEAGNWPETPTLCTAPIKYKFANQSTTDYVRTGKAKLTFRIINQREDFAFALFTGGLETPKLVAVTDPISFPNPKAPVYPRLAHGKAWDEMTVTWTSGYNIDEATPIVEWGLKGQSKKLSLAGTLTFTRGSMCGPPARTVGWRDPGFIHTSFLHDLWPNTMYEYRMGHIMVDGSITYSDMYTFKSSPYPGQDSLQRVIIFGDMGKAERDGSNEYGNYQPGSLLTTDQLVNDLENYDIVFHIGNLPFANGFLSQWDQFTEQVERISSVKPYMIASGNHERDFPNSGSFYNTPDSGGECGVPAETMYYVPADNRAKFWYATDYGMFHFCIADSEHDWREGSEQYAWIEKCFASVDRQKQPWLIFAANRVLGYSSNNWLADEGAFEEPMGRANLQKLWQKYKVDIAFYGHVHNYERTCPIYQNQCVNSEISRYSGTVNGTIHVVVGSGGSHLSDFTQINTFWSLYKDQDWGFVKLTAFNHSSLLFEYKKSSDGLVYDNFTISRDYRDVLACVHDGCEDTTLAI; encoded by the exons ATGCCAAAAATGATTCATGTATCGATagtgtttttgttgttgttttcaAATGCTCTTGTTTATAAAGTTTGTCATGCTTCTTCTTACTCCCGTCTCATAAGCGGTGGTGTTGACCATCATCGTCATTCTCCCATTAATAAGCAACCACTCGCCAAAATCGCCATTCACAAAACTGTTATCGCTCTCCATGAATCAGCTTCCATTCGTTATAACCTTAACCCTTTGCTACTGGGTATCAAG GTGGCGGATGCTCAATGGATTAACATAGATCTCGAGTACCCTGAACCATCTGAGGACGATTGGGTTGGAGTTTTTTCTCCGGCGAAGTTCAA TGCTTCCGATTGTTCATCTGAAGCTGGTAACTGGCCGGAGACTCCAACCTTATGCACAGCTCCAATTAAG TACAAGTTCGCAAATCAGTCCACTACTGATTATGTTCGAACAGGAAAAGCTAAACTCACCTTCCGGATCATCAATCAACGTGAAGATTTCGCGTTTGCATTATTTACAGGCGGATTAGAAACT CCGAAATTGGTTGCTGTTACTGATCCTATATCATTTCCAAACCCTAAGGCCCCTGTATACCCTCGTCTTGCCCATGGAAAAGCTTGGGACGAG ATGACTGTAACATGGACAAGTGGCTATAACATTGATGAAGCAACTCCAATTGTAGAATGGGGATTGAAGGGTCAAAGCAAAAAGCTTTCTCTAGCAGGAACGTTGACTTTTACACGTGGCAGCATGTGTG GCCCACCTGCACGTACAGTTGGATGGCGGGATCCTGGTTTTATCCACACTAGTTTCTTACATGACTTATGGCCAAACACTAT GTATGAATATAGAATGGGGCATATAATGGTAGATGGATCAATCACTTATAGTGATATGTATACATTTAAATCATCTCCATATCCGGGACAAGATTCCCTTCAACGTGTTATCATATTTGGAGACATGGGAAAG GCAGAACGTGATGGGTCAAATGAGTATGGAAATTATCAGCCAGGATCCCTACTTACAACAGACCAATTGGTCAATGACCTTGAAAACTATGATATAGTGTTTCATATAGGAAATTTACCATTTGCGAATGGATTTCTCTCACAATGGGATCAATTCACAGAACAAGTCGAACGCATTTCATCAGTAAAGCCATATATGATTGCAAG TGGCAACCACGAACGAGATTTTCCTAATTCTGGATCTTTTTACAACACTCCTGATTCAGGCGGTGAGTGTGGCGTACCTGCTGAGACCATGTATTATGTTCCCGCAGATAACAGAGCTAAATTCtg GTATGCAACGGATTACGGGATGTTTCATTTTTGTATAGCGGATTCAGAGCATGATTGGAGGGAGGGTTCAGAACAGTATGCATGGATAGAGAAATGTTTTGCATCAGTCGACAGACAAAAACAACCATGGCTCATATTTGCTGCTAATCGTGTTCTTGGTTATTCTTCTAACAATTGGTTAGCTGATGAGGGTGCATTTGAAGAACCCATGGGTCGTGCAAATTTGCAAAAGCTATGGCAGAAATACAAAGTAGACATCGCGTTTTATGGGCATGTCCATAATTATGAAAGGACGTGTCCTATATATCAG AACCAATGTGTGAACTCGGAGATATCGCGGTATTCTGGTACAGTGAATGGGACAATTCATGTTGTTGTTGGCAGTGGAGGGAGCCATCTGTCAGATTTTACTCAGATAAATACGTTTTGGAGCTTGTATAAAGATCAGGATTGGGGATTTGTAAAACTTACTGCATTTAACCACTCTTCACTTCTATTTGAGTACAAGAAGAGTAGTGATGGTTTGGTTTATGATAATTTCACGATTTCAAGAGATTATAGGGACGTGTTGGCATGCGTACATGATGGGTGTGAAGATACTACTTTGGCAATTTAA